From the genome of Desertifilum tharense IPPAS B-1220, one region includes:
- a CDS encoding methyl-accepting chemotaxis protein yields MGANTDYAQEYQQAETAYVQGRYEEAASTIDRLVEVYPDDPSARLLRGHIYCYGLQQYDLAIDEYESVKSMASDPVFVEYANQGIDYALQYTTGHGVGAAVENGSGGYLPDENFDEAARSPLESLDTGDEFDDLGQYDLNAFEDEGAIASDFSDFEDSFDNPFAASPEAVADLESSPGFEPPSGVADPFAIPEDFSVDPSEGFESSSPFALDDEMLDTVEQVDDFAAPFIPQDLDEDDLGSSEDLDPGILDEFDESFNPSLDFDEEEPFSSNAASVSDIPSSTGTTFGKHQSFPRSAEPIEMPDEEEFFHSSAPMGEDPTFFMGSVNQLDDLEEEDEPFYSGSNRFGNNGSPEPTLLDTQNSRPLGQLDSFDRFDDDSFDLDEGFSNVEAFDEVSEPLSGMGQNSSVDFLEEFDVFDDKFEDISGFGDLGENSGDLNSAPLSTSSFMPPTSGMASAAKASLADNGDRSGILEEEMFSLSTTADPIPTFASPTSAGAEPAVSVEQGWLSFFENASLKQKQIYTASAAGVVSALAIAGVIYATRPDASPLSKIMMILVPGAASGAATYALGNVTSRQIRRSTHDLQSQFEAVAAGQLGTQATIYSEDELGQLAESFNRMARIILTTMSEAQRKAAEQEQAKEDLQRQVIRLLDDVEGAARGDLTVQAEVTADVLGAVADSFNLTIQNLREIVQQVTIAARQVNKGSTDSEAFARGLSSDALRQAEELAVTLNSVQMMTDSIQRVAESARQAEEVARSASTTALKGGEAVERTVAGILQIRETVAETTRKVKRLAESSQEISKIVALISTIASRTNLLALNASIEAARAGEAGRGFAIVADEVRQLADRAAKAGKEIEQIVLQIQSETAGVMTAMEEGTQQVLEGTRLAEQAKRSLEDIIQVSNRIDVLVRSITADTVEQTETSRAVAQVMQSVELTAQETSQEAQRVSGALANLVGVARDLLASVERFRVEKSER; encoded by the coding sequence AGAGTATGCCAATCAGGGGATTGACTATGCTTTGCAATATACAACGGGACATGGAGTCGGTGCGGCTGTAGAAAATGGTTCTGGGGGATATTTGCCGGATGAAAATTTTGATGAAGCTGCGCGATCGCCCTTAGAGAGTTTGGATACGGGCGATGAGTTCGACGACTTAGGACAGTATGACCTGAACGCCTTTGAAGATGAAGGCGCGATCGCATCTGATTTTTCTGATTTTGAGGATTCTTTTGATAATCCGTTTGCGGCGAGTCCGGAGGCGGTTGCGGATTTAGAATCTTCCCCCGGTTTCGAGCCACCCTCTGGGGTTGCCGATCCCTTTGCGATTCCTGAAGATTTTAGCGTCGATCCCTCAGAAGGGTTCGAGTCAAGCTCGCCGTTCGCTCTAGATGATGAAATGCTAGATACGGTAGAGCAGGTCGATGATTTTGCCGCACCCTTCATTCCCCAGGATTTGGATGAGGACGATTTAGGGAGCAGCGAAGATTTAGATCCGGGAATTCTGGATGAATTCGATGAAAGCTTTAATCCGAGCTTGGATTTTGATGAAGAAGAGCCGTTTTCTAGCAACGCGGCTTCAGTCAGCGATATTCCTAGCTCGACGGGTACAACCTTTGGCAAGCACCAATCCTTTCCAAGGAGTGCCGAACCCATTGAAATGCCGGATGAAGAAGAGTTTTTCCATTCTTCTGCACCAATGGGCGAAGACCCGACCTTTTTCATGGGAAGCGTCAATCAACTTGACGACCTCGAAGAAGAAGATGAACCCTTCTATTCAGGTTCCAATCGGTTTGGCAACAACGGCAGTCCGGAGCCAACGCTGTTAGATACGCAAAATTCTAGACCTTTAGGCCAGCTAGATTCCTTCGATCGCTTTGACGATGATTCCTTCGATCTCGATGAAGGATTTTCTAATGTCGAAGCGTTTGATGAAGTTAGCGAACCGCTGTCTGGGATGGGACAAAACAGCAGCGTTGATTTTCTAGAAGAGTTTGATGTCTTTGATGACAAGTTTGAGGATATTTCGGGATTTGGCGATTTAGGCGAAAATTCCGGCGATCTCAATAGCGCTCCTTTGTCCACATCCAGTTTTATGCCCCCGACTAGCGGGATGGCGAGTGCGGCGAAAGCATCGCTAGCGGATAATGGCGATCGCTCCGGGATTTTAGAAGAAGAAATGTTCAGCCTTTCCACAACGGCTGACCCCATTCCCACCTTCGCCAGTCCAACCAGTGCTGGTGCAGAACCCGCCGTTTCCGTCGAGCAGGGATGGCTGAGTTTCTTTGAGAATGCCTCCCTCAAGCAAAAACAAATTTACACGGCCTCAGCGGCTGGAGTCGTTTCAGCATTGGCGATCGCCGGCGTCATTTACGCCACCCGTCCCGATGCGTCGCCCTTATCCAAAATTATGATGATTTTGGTTCCCGGCGCAGCCTCCGGTGCCGCCACCTACGCGTTGGGAAATGTCACCTCTCGGCAAATTCGGCGCTCTACCCACGACCTGCAAAGCCAGTTTGAAGCCGTCGCCGCCGGTCAACTCGGCACCCAAGCCACCATCTACAGCGAAGATGAATTAGGTCAACTGGCCGAAAGCTTCAACCGCATGGCTCGGATTATCCTGACCACCATGAGCGAGGCACAGCGGAAAGCGGCCGAACAAGAACAGGCCAAAGAAGACCTGCAACGCCAAGTGATCCGCCTGCTAGACGACGTAGAAGGGGCTGCAAGAGGAGACTTGACCGTCCAAGCCGAAGTCACCGCCGACGTGTTAGGCGCGGTTGCAGACTCCTTTAACTTGACGATTCAAAACCTGCGAGAAATCGTGCAACAGGTGACGATCGCAGCTCGCCAAGTGAATAAAGGCTCCACCGATAGCGAAGCGTTCGCGAGAGGTCTATCTTCAGACGCGTTGCGCCAAGCTGAAGAGTTAGCCGTCACGCTGAATTCGGTACAGATGATGACCGATTCCATTCAACGGGTAGCCGAAAGCGCGCGTCAAGCAGAGGAAGTGGCGCGTTCGGCATCTACCACCGCGCTTAAAGGTGGTGAGGCGGTAGAGCGGACGGTCGCGGGGATTCTGCAAATCCGCGAAACTGTGGCAGAAACGACCCGGAAAGTGAAGCGCTTGGCGGAATCTTCCCAGGAAATTTCTAAGATTGTGGCTTTGATTTCAACCATTGCCTCCCGGACAAACTTACTCGCCCTCAACGCGAGTATTGAAGCAGCGCGGGCCGGAGAAGCAGGGCGCGGTTTTGCGATCGTTGCAGACGAAGTTCGACAGCTTGCAGACCGAGCCGCCAAAGCGGGTAAGGAAATCGAACAAATCGTTTTGCAAATTCAAAGCGAAACAGCCGGGGTAATGACCGCGATGGAAGAAGGCACCCAACAGGTGCTAGAAGGGACTCGTCTGGCCGAACAAGCCAAGCGATCGCTCGAAGATATCATTCAAGTCTCGAACCGCATTGACGTGCTTGTCCGCTCAATTACCGCCGATACGGTTGAACAAACCGAAACCTCTAGAGCCGTGGCTCAGGTTATGCAATCGGTAGAATTGACCGCCCAAGAAACCTCTCAAGAAGCTCAACGCGTTTCTGGCGCTTTAGCCAACCTAGTAGGCGTTGCTCGCGACTTGCTGGCGTCTGTGGAACGGTTCCGGGTAGAAAAATCAGAGCGATAA